From the genome of Nasonia vitripennis strain AsymCx chromosome 1, Nvit_psr_1.1, whole genome shotgun sequence, one region includes:
- the LOC100121556 gene encoding ubiquitin domain-containing protein UBFD1: MDIETAKNDNNDNCCSPSSHSNLLSNSNSTEASNETTPGDHSSTLNNEEDNVPETDKKEDLREKIDFKVIYNKKKIDITFALDGTVAELKGHLQNIISVPQSMQKIMIKGLAKDDQTLRSLGVTKDAKVMIVGSKLDDVLAVSIPTKQELAEEAAAAASKEPLSQQKLHRKVLDKGVPEDVMPGILETQEPLPDYPLAGMLNKTGGKVRLTFKLEQDQLWIGTKERTDKIPMISIKDVHSEPIHDHPEYHIMGIQLGTTEASRYWIYWVPSQYISAIKDAVLGKWCYF; encoded by the exons ATGGATATCG AAACGGCGAAAAACGATAATAACGACAATTGCTGCAGTCCATCCTCACACTCGAACCTTCTGTCGAATTCGAATTCGACGGAGGCATCGAATGAAACAACACCGGGCGATCATTCCAGCACCTTGAACAACGAGGAAGACAATGTTCCTGAAACTGACAAGAAAGAAGATTTGCGTGAGAAGATAGATTTTAAAGTAATCTATAACAAGAAGAAGATTGACATTACATTTGCTCTGGACGGTACGGTTGCCGAACTGAAGGGCCATCTTCAGAACATCATATCCGTGCCGCAGTCTatgcaaaaaattatgattaaaggCTTAGCCAAAGATGATCAGACTCTTAGGAGTTTAGGTGTAACAAAAG ATGCCAAAGTTATGATCGTGGGATCGAAACTAGACGATGTTTTGGCAGTGTCAATACCAACAAAGCAGGAATTAGCAGAGgaagcagcagctgctgccaGCAAAGAGCCTCTGTCGCAACAAAAATTACATCGAAAAGTTTTAGACAAAGGAGTTCCAGAGGACGTCATGCCAGGAATTTTGGAAACACAG GAACCTTTACCAGACTATCCATTAGCTGGTATGCTGAACAAAACTGGTGGAAAAGTTAGACTGACTTTCAAATTAGAGCAGGATCAATTGTGGATAGGAACTAAGGAGAGGACAGACAAAATACCAATGATTTCTATAAAAGATGTTCATAGTGAGCCCATTCATGATCACCCGGAATATCATATTATG GGCATACAACTAGGTACAACAGAAGCATCAAGGTATTGGATATATTGGGTCCCATCGCAGTACATATCAGCAATTAAAGACGCTGTCCTCGGGAAGTGGTGTTACTTCTGA